Proteins encoded within one genomic window of Hyphomicrobiales bacterium:
- a CDS encoding pyruvate, water dikinase regulatory protein gives MPRSQRFFHVHLVSDATGETLIAVSRAAAAQYADVRAIEHVYPLVRKQEQLDEALSEIETAPGIILYTLINRELSERLEQRCRDLGLPSVSILNPVLGVFRSYLGTETTPRVGGQHVLDRDYFRRIDALNFTMMHDDGQHPESLDEADVILVGISRCSKTPTSIYLANRGVRTANVPIILDMQLPPELERAKRPLIVGLVASADRIMQIRRNRVLSMHSDQKTDYTDRSAILQELAYMRRICANNEWPIIDISRRSIEETAAAVIAMYQRLGAEQAQ, from the coding sequence GTGCCCCGCTCGCAGCGCTTTTTTCACGTCCACTTGGTTTCCGACGCGACCGGCGAAACGCTGATCGCCGTCTCGCGCGCGGCGGCTGCGCAATATGCCGACGTCCGCGCCATCGAGCATGTCTATCCGCTGGTCCGCAAGCAGGAGCAGCTCGACGAGGCCCTGAGCGAGATCGAAACCGCGCCGGGGATCATCCTCTATACCCTCATCAACCGCGAATTGAGCGAGCGGCTCGAGCAGCGCTGCCGCGACCTCGGCCTGCCCAGCGTGTCGATCCTCAATCCGGTTCTCGGCGTCTTCCGCTCCTATCTCGGCACCGAAACGACGCCGCGCGTCGGCGGCCAGCATGTTCTCGACCGCGATTATTTCCGTCGCATCGACGCCCTCAATTTCACCATGATGCACGATGACGGCCAGCATCCGGAGAGTCTCGACGAGGCCGACGTCATCCTGGTCGGCATCAGCCGCTGCTCGAAGACGCCGACCAGCATCTATCTCGCCAACCGCGGCGTGCGCACCGCCAACGTGCCGATTATTCTCGACATGCAGCTGCCGCCGGAGCTGGAGCGCGCGAAGCGTCCGCTCATCGTCGGCCTGGTGGCGAGCGCCGACCGGATCATGCAGATCAGGCGCAACAGGGTGTTGTCGATGCACTCCGATCAGAAGACCGACTATACCGACCGCTCGGCGATCCTGCAGGAGCTTGCCTATATGCGCCGCATATGCGCCAACAATGAATGGCCGATCATCGACATCTCCCGCCGCTCGATCGAGGAGACCGCGGCGGCCGTAATCGCCATGTATCAGCGCCTCGGCGCGGAACAGGCTCAATGA
- the hemE gene encoding uroporphyrinogen decarboxylase: MRLVEVLRKRSPGPVPIWLMRQAGRYLPEYRAVRAKAGSFLDLCYSPKLAAEVTLQPVRRFSFDAAILFSDILVIPHGLGQELTFVDGEGPRLDPITDEKGLARLDPGRVLGCLAPVLETVSEVRAVLDKQTALIGFCGAPWTVATYMVAGRGTLDQAGARLWAYREPESFNRLIDILVESSARYLNAQIEAGANAVQIFDTWAGSLPPAEFDRWCIIPIRRIVEAVRAEHSGIPVIAFPRGACDGYGRLVEAVAPEGISIDTGFGVERARQELQPNAVIQGNLDPLALVAGGDVLRAGVERIMQALAKGPFIFNLGHGIVPETPLQHVSELVELVRGNPGSRRTGGPS; encoded by the coding sequence GTGCGACTGGTCGAGGTCTTGAGGAAACGTTCTCCCGGACCGGTGCCGATCTGGCTGATGCGACAGGCCGGCCGCTACCTGCCGGAATATCGCGCCGTTCGCGCCAAGGCCGGCAGCTTTCTCGATCTGTGCTACTCGCCGAAGCTCGCCGCCGAAGTGACCTTGCAGCCGGTTCGCAGATTCAGCTTCGATGCGGCGATCCTGTTCTCGGATATTCTTGTCATTCCTCACGGCCTCGGCCAGGAGCTGACGTTCGTCGACGGCGAGGGACCGCGGCTTGATCCGATTACCGATGAAAAGGGGTTGGCCCGGCTCGATCCCGGTCGCGTGCTTGGCTGCCTTGCTCCGGTGCTTGAAACGGTGTCGGAAGTACGCGCGGTGCTCGACAAACAGACGGCCCTGATCGGCTTTTGCGGTGCGCCGTGGACGGTCGCAACCTATATGGTCGCCGGCCGCGGAACCCTGGACCAGGCGGGCGCACGGCTATGGGCCTACCGCGAGCCCGAATCATTCAATCGATTGATCGATATTCTCGTCGAGAGCTCTGCCCGCTACCTCAATGCGCAGATCGAAGCCGGCGCCAACGCCGTTCAGATCTTCGATACGTGGGCGGGAAGCCTGCCGCCGGCGGAGTTCGACCGCTGGTGCATTATACCGATACGCCGCATCGTCGAGGCGGTGCGGGCGGAGCATTCGGGCATTCCAGTGATCGCCTTCCCGCGCGGGGCCTGCGACGGCTATGGGCGTCTCGTCGAGGCGGTGGCGCCGGAAGGGATCAGCATCGACACCGGCTTCGGCGTCGAGCGGGCGCGGCAGGAATTACAGCCGAATGCGGTTATTCAGGGCAATCTCGACCCCTTGGCGCTGGTCGCCGGCGGCGACGTGTTGAGGGCTGGCGTTGAGCGAATCATGCAAGCCCTGGCCAAGGGTCCGTTCATCTTCAATCTTGGCCATGGCATCGTTCCTGAAACGCCGCTGCAGCATGTCTCCGAGCTGGTCGAGCTGGTGCGCGGAAACCCAGGCAGCCGTAGGACTGGTGGCCCCTCTTAG
- the rho gene encoding transcription termination factor Rho, whose product MQEMKLQELKTKSPTELLTFAEDLEVEGASTMRKQELMFALLKQLAQKEVNIVGEGVVEVLQDGFGFLRSPDANYLPGPDDIYVSPSQIRRFSLRTGDTVEGQIRSPKDGERYFALLKVNTINFEDPDKARHKVHFDNLTPLYPDERLHMEIEDPTIKDLSSRVIDIVAPLGKGQRALIVAQPRTGKTVLLQNIAKAVTTNHPECYLIVLLIDERPEEVTDMQRTVQGEVVSSTFDEPAARHVQVAEMVIEKAKRLVEHGRDVVILLDSITRLGRAYNTVVPSSGKVLTGGVDANALQRPKRFFGAARNIEEGGSLTIIATALIDTGSRMDEVIFEEFKGTGNSEIVLDRKVADKRVFPSMDILRSGTRKEELLVEKPQLQKMYVLRRILNPMGTVDAIEFLIDKLKQTKSNGEFFESMNT is encoded by the coding sequence ATGCAGGAAATGAAGCTGCAGGAGCTTAAAACCAAATCACCGACCGAACTTCTGACCTTTGCCGAAGACCTCGAGGTGGAAGGCGCCAGCACCATGCGCAAGCAGGAGCTGATGTTCGCGCTCCTCAAGCAGCTGGCGCAGAAAGAGGTCAACATCGTCGGCGAAGGCGTCGTCGAGGTGCTGCAGGACGGGTTTGGCTTCCTGCGTTCGCCCGACGCCAACTATCTCCCCGGCCCGGACGATATCTATGTCAGCCCGAGCCAGATTCGCCGCTTCAGCCTGCGCACCGGCGACACCGTCGAGGGGCAGATCCGCAGCCCCAAGGACGGCGAACGCTACTTTGCGCTTCTCAAGGTCAACACGATCAATTTCGAAGACCCTGACAAGGCCCGGCACAAGGTTCATTTCGACAACCTGACGCCGCTCTACCCGGACGAGCGGCTGCACATGGAGATCGAGGACCCGACCATCAAGGATCTGTCGAGCCGTGTCATCGACATCGTGGCGCCGCTCGGCAAGGGGCAGCGGGCGCTGATCGTCGCCCAGCCGCGCACCGGCAAGACGGTATTGCTGCAGAACATCGCCAAAGCCGTCACCACCAACCATCCGGAATGCTATTTGATCGTCCTGCTCATCGATGAGCGGCCGGAGGAAGTAACCGACATGCAGCGCACCGTCCAGGGCGAGGTTGTCTCCTCGACCTTCGACGAGCCGGCCGCGCGCCACGTTCAGGTGGCCGAAATGGTAATCGAGAAGGCCAAGCGCCTAGTCGAGCATGGCCGCGACGTGGTGATCCTGCTCGACTCGATCACCCGGCTGGGCCGCGCCTACAATACGGTCGTGCCCTCCTCCGGCAAGGTGCTGACCGGCGGCGTCGACGCCAACGCGCTGCAGCGGCCGAAGCGGTTCTTCGGCGCCGCGCGCAACATCGAGGAAGGCGGCTCGCTGACCATCATCGCCACGGCGCTGATCGATACCGGCAGCCGCATGGACGAGGTGATTTTCGAGGAGTTCAAGGGCACCGGCAACTCGGAGATCGTGCTCGACCGCAAGGTCGCCGACAAGCGCGTGTTCCCGTCGATGGACATTCTGCGCTCCGGCACGCGCAAGGAGGAGCTGTTGGTGGAGAAGCCGCAGCTTCAGAAGATGTACGTGCTACGCCGCATCCTCAACCCGATGGGCACCGTCGATGCCATCGAGTTTCTGATCGACAAACTCAAGCAGACCAAGTCGAACGGCGAATTCTTCGAGTCGATGAACACCTGA
- a CDS encoding thioredoxin domain-containing protein translates to MTENLLANETSPYLLQHKDNPVRWRPWGPEALSEAKAANKPILLSVGYAACHWCHVMAHESFEDDEVAEVMNAHFVNIKVDREERPDIDAIYMSALHLLGEHGGWPLTMFLTPDAEPFWGGTYFPKIPRFGKPGFIDVLQAVSKIFQAEPEKIEHNRAALLERLRAGAGGAASDALTPDLVDAAAERLVTVSDAENGGIQGAPKFPQTAFLELLWRAGERTGERPYPAAVLRALNRMSMGGIYDHLGGGFSRYSVDARWLVPHFEKMLYDNALLIDLLTMAWRTTGSELFKRRVGETVGWLKREMLTGEGAFASSLDADSEGEEGKFYVWTADALRAGLGNKDYGVFADHYGVMAAGNWEGKTILNRSHHEDLATPEVEARLATLREKLLKEREKRVRPGLDDKVLADWNGLAVHALAQAGFAFNRPEWVGLARNAFRFLADAMADGERLFHSYRSSRASHKGLLSDYANMIRAALALHEVSGESHYLDRARGWTAVLERHFLNPNGAYFMAPDDSDDLIVRPLSGVDDATPNGNAVSAVNLLRLWHMTGEAAHRDRAESILSAFAADMKRNAFSFCGLLNAYDLALRATELVLIALAGGDAAEALVDATRRAASVNLIMTRHASGKDLPAGHPAFGKFAEDGKATAFVCRSGACSLPITDADALAAALASAPPPSSPV, encoded by the coding sequence ATGACCGAAAATCTTCTCGCCAACGAGACCAGCCCCTATCTGCTGCAGCACAAGGACAACCCGGTCCGTTGGCGGCCCTGGGGGCCGGAGGCCCTGTCGGAGGCCAAGGCGGCGAACAAGCCGATCCTGCTGTCGGTCGGCTATGCCGCCTGCCATTGGTGCCACGTCATGGCGCATGAGAGCTTCGAGGACGACGAGGTGGCGGAGGTCATGAATGCCCACTTCGTCAACATCAAGGTCGACCGCGAGGAACGCCCGGACATCGACGCCATCTATATGTCGGCGCTGCATCTCCTCGGCGAGCACGGCGGCTGGCCGCTGACCATGTTTCTGACGCCGGACGCCGAGCCGTTTTGGGGCGGCACCTACTTTCCCAAGATACCGCGCTTCGGAAAGCCGGGGTTTATCGATGTCTTACAGGCAGTTAGTAAGATATTCCAGGCCGAACCGGAAAAGATCGAGCACAATCGCGCAGCGCTGCTGGAGCGGCTGCGCGCCGGCGCCGGCGGCGCGGCCAGCGACGCGCTGACCCCCGACCTCGTCGACGCGGCGGCCGAGCGGCTTGTAACCGTAAGCGACGCGGAAAACGGCGGCATCCAGGGCGCGCCGAAGTTCCCCCAGACCGCGTTTCTGGAGCTGTTGTGGCGGGCCGGAGAACGCACCGGCGAGCGCCCGTATCCAGCCGCGGTGCTGCGGGCGCTGAACCGCATGAGCATGGGCGGCATCTACGACCATCTCGGCGGCGGCTTTTCCCGCTACAGCGTCGACGCGCGCTGGCTGGTGCCGCATTTCGAAAAGATGCTCTACGACAACGCGCTTCTTATCGATTTGTTAACCATGGCCTGGCGCACCACCGGGTCCGAGCTGTTCAAGCGGCGGGTCGGCGAGACGGTCGGCTGGCTTAAGCGCGAGATGCTGACGGGCGAAGGCGCCTTCGCCTCCAGCCTCGATGCCGATTCAGAGGGCGAGGAAGGCAAGTTCTATGTCTGGACGGCGGACGCGCTGCGCGCCGGACTCGGCAATAAGGATTACGGCGTATTCGCGGATCATTACGGCGTCATGGCGGCCGGCAACTGGGAGGGCAAGACGATCCTCAACCGCTCGCACCACGAGGATCTGGCAACGCCTGAAGTAGAAGCCCGCTTGGCGACGTTGCGCGAAAAGCTCCTAAAAGAGCGCGAAAAACGGGTGCGTCCGGGGCTCGACGACAAGGTACTTGCGGATTGGAACGGACTTGCCGTGCACGCCCTCGCCCAGGCGGGCTTTGCCTTCAACCGCCCGGAATGGGTCGGTCTTGCCCGCAACGCCTTCCGCTTCCTCGCCGATGCGATGGCCGACGGCGAGCGCCTATTCCACAGCTACCGCTCGAGCCGGGCAAGCCATAAGGGTCTGCTGTCCGATTACGCCAACATGATCCGCGCCGCCCTCGCGCTCCATGAGGTTTCGGGCGAGAGCCACTATCTTGACCGCGCGCGCGGCTGGACGGCGGTGCTGGAGCGCCATTTCCTCAACCCCAACGGCGCCTATTTCATGGCCCCCGACGACAGCGACGACTTGATCGTGCGGCCGCTTTCCGGCGTCGACGACGCGACCCCCAATGGCAACGCGGTCTCGGCGGTAAATCTTCTGCGGCTGTGGCACATGACCGGCGAAGCGGCCCATCGCGACCGCGCCGAGTCGATCCTTTCCGCCTTTGCCGCGGACATGAAGCGCAATGCTTTCAGCTTTTGCGGTCTGCTCAACGCCTATGACCTGGCGCTGCGCGCGACCGAGCTGGTGCTGATCGCGCTTGCCGGCGGCGATGCGGCCGAAGCCCTTGTCGATGCGACAAGGCGCGCCGCCTCGGTCAATCTGATCATGACGCGGCATGCAAGCGGGAAAGACCTGCCGGCCGGCCATCCCGCCTTTGGCAAGTTCGCGGAAGACGGCAAGGCGACCGCCTTCGTCTGCCGAAGCGGCGCCTGCTCCTTGCCGATCACGGATGCGGACGCGCTTGCTGCAGCGTTGGCGTCGGCACCGCCGCCTTCATCGCCGGTTTGA